The DNA segment AGATAGGGACGCCGAGGTCCTCCAGAGTGTCCGCTTTAAGAGGTTGAGTCGAATTTCCATCGGTGAAGAGTAGGATGCCAGCGAGCGGTCGGTTCTGGAAACGTCCTGTCAAGGTTTTCAGCGAAGTGGAAAGCTCACTCGCGCTGCCGTCGTATTGAAGTTGTGCGAGGTCGTCCGCTTGGCGAAGGCGATCGGAATAGGCATAAGTGCGAACATCAAAATCCTGTTCCAAACGACGTTTCCAACCAGTTTCCCGGTGGAATGGCTTTGCGAGCGTTTGCAGAGCCTCTTTGGAATCATCGAAACCAACCTGCATGCTGGCACTTTCGTCTACCAGGATGGGCATTAAGTTTGCCTGAGGGCGTGGTCTTTCCCCTGTCCGAACTGGTTGAAGAAGGCATAGGGCCAAGGCCACCATGGCCACAAACTTGCAAATTCCGCAGACAGCTCGCAGCCACATAGGCATCTGAGAAAAGCGATAGCCGTACAGCAGAAAAACGAAGGTAACCAGAATCATCGCTGCGACGGGCCAAGCCCACTCAGGGCTTGCGAATTGTAACGCTGTGTCACTCACTGGCCGCTCCCGATTCGTTCGTAATATTCGCGAACAGCCCGATCAAAACCTTCGGGTACCGGGTCGCGATCGACGGGGACCAATGCGTTTTTCTCAGCACTACGCCGCAACAGTTCCTCGGAGACCCGCATTCGCAGGCGTTCCAGCGGTTCCGCAATCATCTCGTTGACCAAGGGCCACTGCGGCTGCGCAGAACCCCGGTTCAGTCCTTTTCGGATCTCACGTGCACGCTCGCGAATTCGCGTTGCTTCGGAACGGAGTGCCGGATCGTCAACCAATTCTTCGACGTCGCGCAGACGGTCGGTCCATTCCGTAAAACCTTGACCGGTCAAAGGAGACGCGAGCCCCCGTGATCGATTGGAGCCGCTTTGGCCATTTCCCACGCCGTCTAGTAATTGTCCTGGTTGTTGGCCTGGTTGCTGTCCTGGTTGCTGTCCTGGTTGCTGTCCTGGTTGCTGTCCTGGTTGCTGTCCTGGTTGCTGTCCTGGTTGCTGTCCTGGTTGCTGTCCTGGTTGCTGTCCTGGTTGCTGTCCTGGTTGCTGTCCTGGTTGCTGTCCTGGTTGCTGTCCTGGTTGCTGTCCTGGTTGCTGTCCTGGTTGCTGTCCTGGTTGCTGTCCTGGTTGCTGTCCTGGTTGTTGTCCTGGTTGTTGTCCTGGTTGTTGTCCTGGTTGTTGTCCCGGTTGTTGTCCCGGTTGTTGTCCCGGTTGTTGTCCCGGTTGTTGTCCCGGTTGTTGTCCTGGTTGTTGTCCTGGTTGTTGTCCCGGTTGTTGTCCCGGTTGTTGTCCTGGTTGTTGTCCTGGTTGTTGTCCTGGTTGTTGTCCTGGTTGTTGTCCTGGTTGTTGTCCTGGTTGTTGTCCTGGTTGTTGTCCTGGTTGTTGTCCTGGTTGTTGTCCTGGTTGTTGTCCTGGTTGTTGTCCTGGTTGTTGTCCTGGTTGTTGTCCTGGTTGTTGTCCTGGTTGTTGTCCTGGTTGTTGTCCTGGTTGTTGTCCTGGTTGTTGACCCGGTTGTTGACCCGGTTGTTGACCCGGTTGTTGACCCGGTTGTTGACCCGGTTGTTGACCCGGTTGTTGACCCGGTTGTTGACCCGGTTGTTGACCCGGTTGTTGACCCGGTTGTTGGCCTGGTTGTTGGCCTGGTTGCTCGCCGGTTGCGTCCGCAATTTCCTGATTGAGAGCTTCGCTCAGTCCGTCTAGTTCTCTCATGGCTCGCTTCAGTCCTTCCGTGCCATCGCCGATGACCGACTCAGCCGCTTCTTCGATTTCACCTTGCAGCTTTTCAATCGACTCACGTGCGATCTGTTCAAATTCTTTAGCTTGAGCGTCCAATCCTCGTTCTAGAAGTTCGCCCGACATTTCGATACGTTGCCGAACCTGTTCTTGTTGAACGCGTCGCTGTGAATCGAACAGTTGTTCTGCGAGAAACGGCTCGGATTCTTCGGCATTGCGAACGGTATCGGTCATCCGTTCCAGCAGGTTACCCAGTCGGTCACTTTGTTCTTGGAACGCCTCCGAGTTCTTGGATTCAGGTTTGGGAGTTCGAAGCCCTGCGGTTTCTTCGACCTCTTCCTGAACCGCATCAAGCGACTCCGCAAGTTCTTCCTGATGCTTTAGAAGATCGACCGCTTCTTGCTGCATATCTTTCAATGCCGATTCAAATTGGTTTGCAGACTGACGCCGGATCTCCTCGCTCAGGTCTTTCAATTCCTCAGCCGCTCGAGTTCCCGCGGCCAGGGCCGTTGAAGGGCTGTTCGATGCAAGGCTTTCCGCCGCGTCCTGCAGGTTTTGGCGAGCGTCTTCAAGTTGTTGCTGAGCCTCATCCAGCGGTTTGCCGTTGGACTGTGCTTGCTCAATTCGCTGCGCCAATTCGTCGCTGTCTCGCAACATTTCCTGTTGTTGCTCGCGAAGCCGTTTGAGTTGACGTTCGACCTCTTGTTTGGCGGCTTCATCTTCGGCCGCGAGCAGCGCCGTCTGCAGTTGTTGGATCTGCTTGTTCAGATCCTCTTGTCTTTGAGCGAGGTCTTTCAAGCGGTTAAGGATTTGCCGGGAATCTCTTGCTTCGGTTTCTTCTTGTGATTCGGCTTGGCTTTGTTGCTGGTAACGATTTTCGTCGTTCTTCAATTCCAGTTCGTCCAACTGCTTCTGTAATTGTTGCCGCGAGGCGCTAGAGCTGCTGGAGCTGGAACTGGATGAGGATTTCGACCGAGTCACTTGGAATTCGCGAGCTCGCAATTTCAGCAGAGCCTGGTAGGCCGCTTGTTCCGTCGAGAGAGCGGTAGGAAGGGAATCGATGCGGGGGGCAGCCGATTCTTGGATGTTCGTCGAAGCTTTGGTCATCCATTCCATTGCAGCGGCGGCGTACTGGATCGATTGATCGTCCTCAAGTTCGTTCTGTAATTCCACCAGCATGGCAATCGCATCGGTTTGCCCCTTTAAAATCAAGGCAATGTCCGCGTCGTATTCGTCCGTCGGCGTCTCTTTCGTTTCCCTGCGGATCAACGTCCACGTGGCATTGATAATCTGTTTCTGCAATTCGGCTAGTTTTTCAGCTTCGGCCGCTTGCTCACTAGGCGGTTGGGGTTCACTGGGCTGTCCTTCAGGCGGAGATTCCCCTTCGCGGAAGATTTCCTCGAAAGGGCGGACCTCTGCAAAAAACATGTCGCTTTGAACGCGTCGAGGCTCGCCATCTGGGCCGGTATCCTCCGCCCAAAAGTGATAAACAAGCAACATGTCTGGTTCAACCTTCAGGTTTTCAAATTCGATCAAATCTTGAAAGCTGCGTTTCTCGTCCTTCTTAATGGTGGTTCCGAGGACCTTTTCGCTTGGTTCGGTTCCGGGAACAATGTAGCTAAGCCCGATTTTAAGCACCCCATAATCGTCGCGGACATTCGCTTCGATAGGCAATTCTTCCAGCGGCGAAACACGCACATCGCGAGCATTCACCAGCGTCAAATCGGGCGGGCGGTTAGGAGTGACTTGGACAACAAAGGGAGGAGGGAATTTGTTGCCGCGTTGCTCCGAATCAAGTAGATGCAGTTTCCACTTCTGCGATTTGTCTAGGACCATTTGGACGCTGTATAGCAGCGGATCTGAATCGTCAGCGACCAGTTCAATCGCGTCCCCCTCTTCGGGCCTGAGCGTTGCGGATTCAATCGGCTTGTTAAGACGAAATTGCCAAAGCAACTCGGTTCCTTCGACGGCGGTGATGCGGCGCGTGTCCGAGATCGATTTTTGTTCTAGTTCGGTATAGTCGGGGAAGTTCAGGACCGCGTCGGCTTGAACCAAGGCAGGGTAGTCGAAGACATCGACGTGGTACTTGTCGCTTTTACCCAGCTCACATTCCACGTAATAGTCAAACGGGGCGGAGACCATCGACACCGAAGCGGCCCAAAGTGGATCATCGAGAGAGCGTTGCATCGTGATGCGGTCTTCGACACCTTCGGCGTTCATCAATAAATGGGTTTCCCCAGGCAAGACAAGTTCATCGAATCTTGCCGAGATCACAATTCCTGTCCCGCGTTCGATCGAAACACTTCCGGGCTGAACCTCAAATTGCTCTGCGGCCATGTTCACGTCGGAAGAGGCGGATCGGTTAGCAAGTGCGTTGGTTTTCGGATTGTCATTCAGGAGCGAAAAGACAAAGAACAACAAGGCGATGGCAGGGATATTCAGTAGGACTCGGCCCCAGAGGCGAGTCCCGGGAATGGTTTCGGCCCACGGATGGCTTTTGGCGTGACTTAGCGTTTGTTCGGTCACCTGTTTGCGAAGAAAACCGGGAGCGTTCTGTGATTCTGGTGTGACGGCGGTCAACAGGCGTTGATTCAGAAGCGGGTAACGGGATTCAATCTTTTCGGCCAACGCTTGCCAGTTGAATGGACGCCTGAGGACGGCAAGTGAATAGATAAAGGCGATCACCGCGGTGACTGCGAAGAGAACCGATCCAGGTGAATAGCCTGCCGGACGCCAGGAGATCGATTGGCCCACCGCAAGAACGATCCTCCCCACAAATGCGGCAAGTAACCAGATGCAAGCCCAGCCAGTCCACAACCGGACCGACCGTTGACGGCGGCCGACGCTGCGAAGTTGATGAATCAGTCTTGCGTCCATTGGATCATTCCCTTGAAGGGCGTGTGAAATTCAGCTTCATGGTTCGAACCGTCTCTTCTAAGCAAAACTACGAAATTCGACGTCCTGCCCAAATGCTCTCGACCATCAGCAGACCAAGAGCCGTCAGCACCAGCCATCTCCACCACTGTTGGTTTTCTTCCAGTTCGACATCCCGCATCTGGCGTTCCTTGTCCCGTTGCTTATCCTCCGTCCAGTCTTTGTCGACCATGCTGATACCAAAAGCTTCAAGCTGGTCGGATGAAACCGGTTCGGTTTGGCTTTCTTGCGGAGCGATGTTGACGGCCAGCGATACTTCCGAATCGCCCTCTTCCACGGTGAAAAGCCCAGGCTGAAGAAAACGGTTGGCTGGAGATTCCTTGGAGGCGTCAGGATTGGAGTCCGGACGCGCGTCACCGACGGACCAGCGTTTCTGTTGTTGCTGTTCCCCAGCGGTCGAATCGATGATGCGAGAGAGCAGGGGGACAAATTTTGTTGACATTGCCAGTTGGCTTTGCTCCGGTTGCCAACCAGTCGTTAACACAAACACCTTGCCTTCACCAATCGATTTCGTCAGCAACGCTTCGTCGCCATCGTCGTAGCGAATCAGAGTTTGCCAGTCGGAATCTGACGGGGGGACCACTTTACGGTGAGCCCAGACGCGAATTTTGCTGAAATCACTAAAACGAGGGTCTGCGAAAATCGTCAGCAGCGGATGACGGAAATCGATGTCGACTAGCAAAGCAAAATCATCGATATCTGCTTCTTCAATGCTCCATGCTTGCGGCACGTCCGGGCCGGACGGATCTTCCGCTTGAGCCGTGAACTGTGTCAGGAATTTTGCAGGGGAAAGCAGACTTGGGTTGGTAGTTTCCTCGTTTTCGCTTGAAGCGTCCGTTGGATGAGGAAGAACGACCAGGACCGTTCCACCAACGCTGACATATTTGACCAGGGGCTGAAGTAGTGTTGGATGCACTGGGGGCGCCACAACCACTAGCGACTGTCGGCTGGGAAGGAGTTCGGTGATCGATCCCGGTAGTGGCTCGTTTGCCGGAAATTGCAAGTATTGAACGGTCTGTTGCGGAGAATCAAAACTGGCACGTTCCAGATAGTAGGTCAGGCTCTCTCGTGGATCCGTTTCGTTTGCCGTGAAAGCGAGAACTTGTTTTTCGGCGGGTTTGACCGGAGCGACGTAGATTCGATTGTCATAGTCGTGTTTGTCACCATCTAGTTCTAAGCCGACGGCTCCAGGGCCTTCGACGGGGGCCCGGACGACGCGTACTTCGCCTGGCGGAACATTGACAAAAATCGGTTCTGTGCCGGAGACTCGTTCGCCAGCTTGGTCAACCCAGCCAACCGAAAACTCCGTAACCTTTGAATGAGCCACGTTGGTGACTCGCAACCTTTGTTTTTGAGGGACGCTGTTATCCGGTTGATCAGCAGGGGAGGGAAGCGAGTCCAATAGGGTGACCGCAGCATTGCTGGGATCGTCAGGGAGAACGGTGGCAATCTTCAATCGCACATCCGGAGGCCATTGAAACGTTTGTAGCCCCTCCCATCCGTTTCCTTTTTGCATATCGCTAACCAAGAGGATCTCTTTGCGAACCGACGATTCATCCGTTTGTTTCAACGCGTTCAGGTGGTCGGCTGCCGTCTCTAACGCCAGCGACAAATTGCCTGCCAGCCAAGTCGGTTCGAGAGATTCGATTGCGTTGAGAATCGCTTCCGGCTGTGATTTCTCTTCTTGAAGGTTGGAAGCGACCAATTCGACGACGGTTATCGGCGTCTGATCGAAGGTCATCAGGCCAACTTGGTCTCCCGGTCGCAAGTCGATAACAGCCGAGCGGACTTGTTCAACCGCTTTTTCCCAGACGCCCGTTTGGTGCATGCTGGCACTGGTGTCCACAAGAATCCAGCGTTGGACGCCTGGTGGCTGCCAACTGGTGGCGGCGGACGAACGCAAAAAAGGACGAGCGAAGGCCGACGCGATGAGCAGGATGGCAAGCATCCGCATCAACAACAGCAACCAGTTTTCGATTCGGCTGCGGCGAGAAAGACGCGGCAGGTCGGTGCGGAGGAACATTAAGGAACTGAACGATTGCACTTCCTTTGGTTTTTGCCGAATCAAATGAAAAAGGATTGGCAAACCGACCGCAAGTCCAGCAAGCAGATAGAGGGGAGTAAGTAGGCTCATCCAGCGGCTCCGCCACTTGAGGGTGTCGAGCCGGTGTTACGGTTCCGAATCACTTTTCGCCCCCGTCGCGACTGAGCGTTGACTAAATCAAAGAGGGCAGTATCGATTGGCGAATCGGTGGGCAACCGATAGAAGTCGATTCCCAAATCGTTGCAAATGCCTTTCAATTCGGTTTCGTGTTTCTCGAATTGCCGTCCGTATTCGGCAGCTGCGGTTTGTGGATTCACGACAATCTCTTGATTGGTTTCCATGTCCTTAATTAACGCGGCCGGCTGAAGTTTCAGTTCGATTTCCGCGGGGTCGAGAACTCGCAAAAGGATCACTTCATGTCCTCGGCTACGCAGATACCCAAGCCTCGTTCGGAGCGACTCAAGCGGGGTAAGCAGGTCGCTGATCAGCACAATCATCCCTCGCTTACGAATGGTCGCCGCGATCCGCTCTAATGGAATGTTCAGGTCGGTTCCCTCGCCCGCCTCGGCACGCTCTAAGCAGACCATCAATTGACGCAAGTGGCCGTGGCGATGGCGGGCGGGCAGATAATCCGCGATCTCTTGATCAAACGTAAGCAACCCGACACTATCGCGGCTGAGTGTCAAGAAATAGGCAAGCGTGGCGGCGACCGTTTTGGCGTATTCCGATTTGCTATACCCGATCGCATCAAACGCCATTGAACGACTTTGGTCAACGACGAAATAACAGCGGCGACTGGTTTCGTCTTCGAACCGTTTGACGAAGTAGCGATCGGAGCGGGCGTACAGTTTCCAGTCCAGCTTTCGGAGGTCTTCGCCCGTTGTGTAAGGACTGTATTCACTGAATTCCGCGGAAAACCCGTGGAAGGGACTTCGATGCATCCCGTTGAAGTAGCCTTCGACGACCGTTTTTGCTCGCAGGTGAAGGTTCTTGATCCGCATCAATGTCGCAGGATCGACACCGCCAGCAGGTCGGCGGGCCGGCGTGGAGTCTGGGTTCGCGTTTCGCTGTGAGGTGACAGACAAAATCAGTTCCAACCAGATAGGAAGAAATACGATGCGAGTGGTGAAGGTCTCCGGTCAAATTTGCCATCGATCGGAATCATGGCATGTCGCGTGGTACCGTTTCCAAAAGGCGAGAGATCACATCTTCGACCGAAATCCCTTCGGCTTCGGCTTTATAGCTGATCAGAACGCGATGCCGCAGCGTCGGGGCCGCCAAAGCGACAATGTCGTCAAAGGATACGTGTACGCGGCCCGCCAAGAGTGCGCGAGCCTTGCCACCCAGGACAAGCGTTTGCGCGGCTCGCAATCCTGCTCCCCAGCTGACCATTTCGTTGACGAAGTCAGGCGTCCCTTCGCGGTTCGGTCGGCTGGCCGCGACAAGCCGGACCGCATAGTCTGCGACCTGTTCTGAAATCGGGACCCGGCGGACGACGGCGTGAAAACGCTGCACATCATCGCCGCTGAACAATGCCTTGATCGGTTCCGGTTTGTCCGCAGTCGTTTGCATTACCACGGCACGTTCCTGTTCGCGTGGCAAATAATCAATCAAGATGTTGAACAGAAACCGGTCCAATTGAGCTTCGGGAAGCGGATAGGTTCCCTCCATTTCGATCGGGTTTTGAGTCGCAAGAACAAAAAAGGGTTCTTCCAGCGGGTACCGATGGCCGGCGACCGTGATTTGGTGCTCTTGCATCGCTTCCAACAGGGCCGCCTGTGTCTTGGGAGGCGTTCGATTGATTTCATCGGCCAGCACCACATTGGCGAAGATGGGGCCCTTCACGAATTTCATCACGCGATGGCCCCCCTCTTCCTGCTCGAGGATTTCGGTTCCGGTGATGTCGGCGGGCATCAGGTCAGGGGTGAACTGAATGCGTTGGAAATTCAAATGAAAGACCTGGGCCACCGAACTAACAAGCAGCGTTTTTGCTAACCCTGGAGCTCCCGTGATCAAACAGTGTCCGCCCGCCATCAGGCTGATCAGCAGCTGCTCGATCACTTCCTCTTGTCCAACAATCACCTTGGACAGTTCGGCTCGAATCTGTTTGCGGCTCTCACGTATTTGCTGGACGGTTTGTTGTTCTTCGGCTTCGGACAATCCCGGCGACTTATTGCTGTCAGTGCTCAAGCGAATTCCTCGAGAGAATCTAAGGCGAGTGATGCGGCCAGTCGTATCTTAACAGTATCCAAGGGGCCCGTGCCAAACGAATTCCAGCTCAGCCGAGAGGAAATTGCTTAAGGGACAAAATCGATGGAAAGAATGCGGGGCAATGAGTAAACTGTGGGCTCTACGGTCCGTGGACCGTAGAGCCACCGTTGCTGAAATCAGATCCTTTTGGAAGTCACTTGATGTCCTGCTTACCTGTTCGCGCTAAACCTTGCTGTCAGCCGCACCGTTTTCGGTTATCGTCGATGCGGTTTTTCCTTGCTGCCTTTCTCATGATGGGAGCCGTGACCGCAAACGCTGGCGACTACCTGACCTTTGCCCCCGCGGACGGTGTGACGCCTACCAAACGAGTGGTGCTTGTTGCTGGCGATGAAGAATACCGGACGGAAGAGACGATGCCGATGTTGGGCAAACTGCTGAGCCAAAAACATGGGTTCCACTGCACGGTTTTGTTCGCCTTAGGGCCGGACGATGCCACCTACATCGATCCGAATAACCAGCAGGGACTGCGAGGATTGGAAGCTCTCGACGACGCTGATCTGCTGATCATCGGGACCCGCTTTCGCATTCCATCCGCTGACCAAGCTGCTCACCTCACCAAATTCCTGAACGATGGAAAACCGGTTATCGGAATTCGTACGGCAACGCATGCCTTCAATGGCAATGGCAGCTTTGGCGAGGGCCTGCCCTACGGACAGTTTGGACGAAAAATTTTGGGCGAGCAGTGGGTCAATCATCACGGTAAACACAAGCATCAAGGGGCGCTTAGCGTTGTCGAACCTGGAGCCGAGGACCATGCGATCCTTCAAGGTGTCGGACAAATCTTTGCACCTTCGGATGTCTATGGCGTTATCCATCTGACGGACCAGGATGAGATCTTGCTTCGCGGTGCTGTTACCGAGTCCTTAGACCCAGAATCGACGCCGATTGAAGGAGAAAAGAACGACCCGATGCAACCGTTGGCCTGGTTGCATACGTATGTTGCGCCCGATGGCGTTCAAATGGGACAGTCTTTCTGCACGACCGCAGGTGCATCGGTTGATTTTGTTGACGAAGACCTACGCCGTTTGATTGTTAATGCCGCCTACTTTTTAACCGGCCAAGAAGTTCCAGCAAAAGCAGACGTGCAGTACGTCGATCCCTTTTACCCCAGTTTCTATGGCTTCATCAGAACGCCTGACTACTGGAAGAACCTAAATCTAAAACCATCCGACTTTGGACTGGGGAAATCCCCGTCCCAAGCGGATCCAGAAGGGTCGCCCGAATGGACTCATCGCCCAACCCCTCCATCCCAAAAAGAAGCTGCCAAGTAATGCGATTCATCACTTCCCTAAACGCTCGTTCCTGCTCAACGCTTTCGATGGCGGCATGCCTGATCGCTGTGATGCTTACATCTGCCAACCCCGCGACGCTGTCCGCAGAAGACGCCGCAGCTAAGTTGGCGCCGGTGCCGAATCCAGATGCCGAGGCGGATTCACCTGAAAAAATGAAACCGTATACGGAACTCCTTGAACATACCGAGGAGAGCATCGAATTGGTGCCGATTCCT comes from the Roseimaritima multifibrata genome and includes:
- a CDS encoding coiled-coil domain-containing protein encodes the protein MDARLIHQLRSVGRRQRSVRLWTGWACIWLLAAFVGRIVLAVGQSISWRPAGYSPGSVLFAVTAVIAFIYSLAVLRRPFNWQALAEKIESRYPLLNQRLLTAVTPESQNAPGFLRKQVTEQTLSHAKSHPWAETIPGTRLWGRVLLNIPAIALLFFVFSLLNDNPKTNALANRSASSDVNMAAEQFEVQPGSVSIERGTGIVISARFDELVLPGETHLLMNAEGVEDRITMQRSLDDPLWAASVSMVSAPFDYYVECELGKSDKYHVDVFDYPALVQADAVLNFPDYTELEQKSISDTRRITAVEGTELLWQFRLNKPIESATLRPEEGDAIELVADDSDPLLYSVQMVLDKSQKWKLHLLDSEQRGNKFPPPFVVQVTPNRPPDLTLVNARDVRVSPLEELPIEANVRDDYGVLKIGLSYIVPGTEPSEKVLGTTIKKDEKRSFQDLIEFENLKVEPDMLLVYHFWAEDTGPDGEPRRVQSDMFFAEVRPFEEIFREGESPPEGQPSEPQPPSEQAAEAEKLAELQKQIINATWTLIRRETKETPTDEYDADIALILKGQTDAIAMLVELQNELEDDQSIQYAAAAMEWMTKASTNIQESAAPRIDSLPTALSTEQAAYQALLKLRAREFQVTRSKSSSSSSSSSSSASRQQLQKQLDELELKNDENRYQQQSQAESQEETEARDSRQILNRLKDLAQRQEDLNKQIQQLQTALLAAEDEAAKQEVERQLKRLREQQQEMLRDSDELAQRIEQAQSNGKPLDEAQQQLEDARQNLQDAAESLASNSPSTALAAGTRAAEELKDLSEEIRRQSANQFESALKDMQQEAVDLLKHQEELAESLDAVQEEVEETAGLRTPKPESKNSEAFQEQSDRLGNLLERMTDTVRNAEESEPFLAEQLFDSQRRVQQEQVRQRIEMSGELLERGLDAQAKEFEQIARESIEKLQGEIEEAAESVIGDGTEGLKRAMRELDGLSEALNQEIADATGEQPGQQPGQQPGQQPGQQPGQQPGQQPGQQPGQQPGQQPGQQPGQQPGQQPGQQPGQQPGQQPGQQPGQQPGQQPGQQPGQQPGQQPGQQPGQQPGQQPGQQPGQQPGQQPGQQPGQQPGQQPGQQPGQQPGQQPGQQPGQQPGQQPGQQPGQQPGQQPGQQPGQQPGQQPGQQPGQQPGQQPGQQPGQQPGQQPGQQPGQQPGQQPGQQPGQQPGQQPGQQPGQQPGQQPGQQPGQQPGQQPGQQPGQLLDGVGNGQSGSNRSRGLASPLTGQGFTEWTDRLRDVEELVDDPALRSEATRIRERAREIRKGLNRGSAQPQWPLVNEMIAEPLERLRMRVSEELLRRSAEKNALVPVDRDPVPEGFDRAVREYYERIGSGQ
- a CDS encoding BatA domain-containing protein, yielding MSLLTPLYLLAGLAVGLPILFHLIRQKPKEVQSFSSLMFLRTDLPRLSRRSRIENWLLLLMRMLAILLIASAFARPFLRSSAATSWQPPGVQRWILVDTSASMHQTGVWEKAVEQVRSAVIDLRPGDQVGLMTFDQTPITVVELVASNLQEEKSQPEAILNAIESLEPTWLAGNLSLALETAADHLNALKQTDESSVRKEILLVSDMQKGNGWEGLQTFQWPPDVRLKIATVLPDDPSNAAVTLLDSLPSPADQPDNSVPQKQRLRVTNVAHSKVTEFSVGWVDQAGERVSGTEPIFVNVPPGEVRVVRAPVEGPGAVGLELDGDKHDYDNRIYVAPVKPAEKQVLAFTANETDPRESLTYYLERASFDSPQQTVQYLQFPANEPLPGSITELLPSRQSLVVVAPPVHPTLLQPLVKYVSVGGTVLVVLPHPTDASSENEETTNPSLLSPAKFLTQFTAQAEDPSGPDVPQAWSIEEADIDDFALLVDIDFRHPLLTIFADPRFSDFSKIRVWAHRKVVPPSDSDWQTLIRYDDGDEALLTKSIGEGKVFVLTTGWQPEQSQLAMSTKFVPLLSRIIDSTAGEQQQQKRWSVGDARPDSNPDASKESPANRFLQPGLFTVEEGDSEVSLAVNIAPQESQTEPVSSDQLEAFGISMVDKDWTEDKQRDKERQMRDVELEENQQWWRWLVLTALGLLMVESIWAGRRIS
- a CDS encoding DUF58 domain-containing protein is translated as MSVTSQRNANPDSTPARRPAGGVDPATLMRIKNLHLRAKTVVEGYFNGMHRSPFHGFSAEFSEYSPYTTGEDLRKLDWKLYARSDRYFVKRFEDETSRRCYFVVDQSRSMAFDAIGYSKSEYAKTVAATLAYFLTLSRDSVGLLTFDQEIADYLPARHRHGHLRQLMVCLERAEAGEGTDLNIPLERIAATIRKRGMIVLISDLLTPLESLRTRLGYLRSRGHEVILLRVLDPAEIELKLQPAALIKDMETNQEIVVNPQTAAAEYGRQFEKHETELKGICNDLGIDFYRLPTDSPIDTALFDLVNAQSRRGRKVIRNRNTGSTPSSGGAAG
- a CDS encoding AAA family ATPase → MSTDSNKSPGLSEAEEQQTVQQIRESRKQIRAELSKVIVGQEEVIEQLLISLMAGGHCLITGAPGLAKTLLVSSVAQVFHLNFQRIQFTPDLMPADITGTEILEQEEGGHRVMKFVKGPIFANVVLADEINRTPPKTQAALLEAMQEHQITVAGHRYPLEEPFFVLATQNPIEMEGTYPLPEAQLDRFLFNILIDYLPREQERAVVMQTTADKPEPIKALFSGDDVQRFHAVVRRVPISEQVADYAVRLVAASRPNREGTPDFVNEMVSWGAGLRAAQTLVLGGKARALLAGRVHVSFDDIVALAAPTLRHRVLISYKAEAEGISVEDVISRLLETVPRDMP
- a CDS encoding ThuA domain-containing protein, encoding MSCLPVRAKPCCQPHRFRLSSMRFFLAAFLMMGAVTANAGDYLTFAPADGVTPTKRVVLVAGDEEYRTEETMPMLGKLLSQKHGFHCTVLFALGPDDATYIDPNNQQGLRGLEALDDADLLIIGTRFRIPSADQAAHLTKFLNDGKPVIGIRTATHAFNGNGSFGEGLPYGQFGRKILGEQWVNHHGKHKHQGALSVVEPGAEDHAILQGVGQIFAPSDVYGVIHLTDQDEILLRGAVTESLDPESTPIEGEKNDPMQPLAWLHTYVAPDGVQMGQSFCTTAGASVDFVDEDLRRLIVNAAYFLTGQEVPAKADVQYVDPFYPSFYGFIRTPDYWKNLNLKPSDFGLGKSPSQADPEGSPEWTHRPTPPSQKEAAK